The Plectropomus leopardus isolate mb chromosome 7, YSFRI_Pleo_2.0, whole genome shotgun sequence genome window below encodes:
- the snrnp48 gene encoding U11/U12 small nuclear ribonucleoprotein 48 kDa protein encodes MSELPPTQTPQDRLDRLRELTEFTENCKKQLDDIFETLGWTVDYKPEAMEQCPYDPDHRVPVRSMEKHKASCSLRKMGYSAEEQAEMFDPSVCYENSSVRSFIMDRSTQHQVILQARSAAPLMRMEGVFWQGQYSGQPVDVPQNHKRTLCDLTVADRLALYDHVVGVFSQQKEAASSGNEDLYVDLVSKLQKDEQQNEPKTHLELMAEMRDYKRRRQSYRAKNVHITKKSYTEVIREVISVHSEELARQWREEEGEEEEPRPESSLRRQQGERRSASSESRHSHSRRHHSRERSQDRESKRKKKKRERDSRSPDEHHHDRKKKKKKKKEDK; translated from the exons atgtcGGAGTTACCGCCAACACAAACTCCCCAGGATCGTCTGGACCGTCTGAGGGAGCTGACAGAGTTcacagaaaactgcaaaaagcagctggaCGACATATTTGAGACGCTGGGATGGACGGTGGACTACAAACCG gaAGCGATGGAGCAGTGTCCCTACGACCCCGACCACAGAGTCCCAGTCAGGAGCATGGAGAAACACAAAGCCTCCTGCAGCCTCCGAAAAATGGGCTACTCAGCTGAGGAGCAG GCGGAGATGTTCGACCCCTCGGTGTGTTATGAGAACAGCAGCGTCAGGAGCTTCATCATGG ACAGATCCACTCAGCACCAGGTGATCCTGCAGGCCAGATCTGCTGCACCACTCATGAGGATGGAAGGAGTCTTCTGGCAAG GTCAGTACTCCGGTCAGCCCGTCGACGTGCCTCAGAACCACAAGCGCACACTCTGTGACCTCACTGTGGCCGACCGATTGGCTCTGTACGATCACGTGGTCGGCGTCTTCAGCCAGCAGAAGGAAGCTGCTTCCTCCGGCAACGAGGATCTCTACGTAGACTTGGTGTCCAAACTCCAGAAGG ATGAACAACAGAACGAACCCAAGACTCACCTGGAGCTGATGGCGGAGATGAGAGACTACAAGAGACGGCGACAATCGTACCGAGCCAAGAACGTCCACATCACCAAGAAGTCCTACACTGAG GTGATCAGAGAAGTGATCAGCGTTCACTCAGAGGAGCTCGCCAGGcagtggagagaggaggaaggcgaggaggaggagccgAGACCCGAGTCCTCCCTCAG GCGTCAGCAGGGTGAAAGGCGGTCAGCGTCGTCTGAGTCTCGTCACTCCCACAGCAGACGCCATCACAGCCGCGAGCGAAGccaagacagagagagcaagaggaagaagaaaaagagggagag GGATTCCCGCTCTCCTGACGAGCACCACCACGAccgaaaaaagaagaaaaagaagaagaaagaggacaaGTGA